From the Kogia breviceps isolate mKogBre1 chromosome 10, mKogBre1 haplotype 1, whole genome shotgun sequence genome, the window tctccctctccctctctccctctctctctctctctccagagagGAAGAAGGGCCAATGTGCCAGATGTTCTATATAAGCTCCAAGTCTCATGATTTAGGGTTCCTGTCCTATGACACAAACCCACTCCCTGCACAGGGAACATCTAGCCCTCATTCACGTCACCTTGTGCAGAACTGGGATTTGGGGATCCTGCATGGAATGTGAGTAATAAAGCTTCTGACACCGGGGGAGCACCAGTGCTCAGACAGCAGCAGTCAAGGTGGGGGTGGCTGGGAGGACACACTGCTCTGACCTAGATGGTCACACCTGGAAAGGGACATGAAAAagccaccctccctccttcctctgtcctcttttctctcctcctcccctctctctgcctctctccttcctccaggagCAAGGGAATTGAGAATGGGAAACTGGGGGCAGGAGCCTGAGAAAGTCAGCTTCTGTGTTAAGCTGAGCCTCATGGACATGGTGATAGGGTGACCAGCTATCCCTGTTTACCTGGCACTGGAGGTCTTTCTGGGAGacaggactttcagtgctaacaCTGGCAGAGTCTCTGGCTAACTGGACAGATGGGTCTCCCCAGTGAGTGATATAGAAGTATGTATATCTGTCCTGCCAATATGTATCaggctttctttgatttccttacaagaaaattattttcacactAACAAGCCATGTGGGAGCGTTGTGTGAGGAGGAGACCTCTcttcaatatttactgagtgcctaaaACAGATACAGTAGCTGCTGGGTGCCTAGGACAGAGGTGGCCAGGATCCAGAGAGGTGTCCTATCACTGGGCattagagaagaggaaggaagccaGTGCTTATccaggacctactatgtgccagacatctGGCCAGGACTTTAATGTTATTCCTTTCAATCGCATAAAAACCCACCAAAGTAgggttgttttggtttggtttggtgttgggttttttgtttgtttttacacgCGAGgaccctgaggctcagaggagttaaGGAATCTCCTTAAGTTTTCTTAGTAGGAGGGAAACTTGAAATTGGAAAACCCCTTCTGTTCAGTGTGCACTCCAGAGAGTCCAAGGCAGGGGATCCCAATGGCAATCTGAATCCCAGGGTAGATATCCCTGACATCGCAGAGCAGGCAGGAGAAAAGGCTGAGCTCCCAAGAGGAGGAAAGTTCCAGCGGCACTCCACCACCAGGCACATCCTGGAGGCTCCCCTTCCATCTCATCACCCTCGGTGCCCAGACGGGGCGGGAGCAAGTGCAGGGGGTCAGTTTGGGCTCTGCTCAGCCTTGGCTCCTAGACTGTGACTGTGACTGTGTCTGCAGGAAGGAGACGACTGCCCCAGGACCCGATGGGGAAGTTTCATGTGCCGCTGAGTCAGGGACACCGGGGAAACACAGACTGGACCAGAGTCCTGGAACTGGAGACAGAGACAGCGGAGCAGCCTAAGCAGGGAGTGGgtgaggcagggctggggcaggactgCAATTAGGGGAGTGATGTGTTAACATGAGGCTGGAACACAGGACTGGATCCAGGGGTTCCTTCCCAGTGATTCAAAACCCCAGGTActgtgctcgcttcggcagcacatatacaaAACCCCAGGTAccgggacttcccgggtggcgcagtggttgagagtccacctgccgatgcaggggacacgggttcgtgccccggcctggaaagatcccacatgccgcggagcggctgggcccatgagccatggccactgagcctgcgcgtccggagcctgtgctccacaaagggagaggccacaacagtgagaggcccgcataccgcaaaaaataaataaataaaaccagttaCCCACACCCAGCTTAGCGGGCAACGCAGCCCCATGTGGCCATGGCCAGAGGGGCTCCTGTGCTTCCACCTCTCTGAGGCCCAGGACAGAGAACCTGAGGAATGTGGCCAACTTGTTTCCTTCTCTTCGGGGCAACCCACCCTCTGGGTAGAGTCTCCATCCCATTCTCCTCACTCCACCTCAGGTGGCatgtgtgtgttgcagggagaGATAAGGTTCTGTGAGCTGCCTTGACTGTTCCCTGTGCCCCAAATACTCTTCCCCCCTTGCTTCCTCAAAGTGCTTCCTTCCGACTGCCCTTCAGAATTGCATCATCCCCCGTGCCTTCCGCACTCCCTGTACTCCTAACCatctgactgactgactgactgtgTTTGTCTGCTCTCTTCCCACTAGAACATGGCTCTGTGTGGGCAGAAATCTTtgcttgttttgttcactgttgtgtcTCCAATGCCTAGACTAGTACCTggcacagaaaatatttattgaattaatatacaaataaatgagtATGATTGAGCCAGAGGGAAGGACACCTTGAACGCCAAGTGAAAGTAGGATTTCCAGGCTCTATGAGGGACTTTGGGTAAATCGTTTcccttttgagcctcagtttcccttccaCAGGATAAGGGGCTTGCACCAGTAGTCCCCAGCTCTGGTACGCTGCACTCTGCAACCCAATCCCTTGCCATTTCTCCGGAGGCGGAGTAACATGATAAAAGCAGACCTCTAGGTTTGCTAGAGGTTTGAGTCAGCTGGGAATTGGATGGACttgagggggtggagggaggaagggggcctGGGGCAGCGGGCCCAGCAGTAATCCTAGGGAACTGATGgacaggaggcaggaggaggagaggagaggatgcTAGAGAAATTCCACAGGAGGAGGCAGGGCTTGGTAATCAGATctctgggagggagagagacgaaTAAAAAGATTGGCCAGTTTGGAGCCTGTGGGAATGGAGGGACATGATATCCTAAGACCCTAGGCCCCAAGGAGCCAGACCTTTTATCTTTTCCTCATCTGAGTTCACTCTCCTAGCCCTGTAGCAAAAGAGAAGACCTTCCTGACGCCCTAAACCATCAGTTAAACATGAAGTCTTGGACCATTTGTGAGAGTGTTTAATGTCCAATGTCCAGAAGTTGGTAGATGTGCTTCCCACCtcccatgcacacacacgcacgcacacgcacacgcacaaaTCCCTGCTTCCAGGGGCCAGGAGAAGCAGGGTACAGGCAGAGTGGCCTTTTGCGAAAGCAGAACCAGGAGACTTGATGGCCAAGGGGCGGGTGTGCAGCAGGCTGGGTTGGTCCGTGCAGACCTCTCCCGGGCCTCTCCTCCACTGTGGGTCCTCCTCTCACGTGTCTCTCAGCTCTGCAACAGACAGAGTACTCACTCGGCCCCTCTCAGCCCCACCTCACCAGCCCCCAGCCACCCACCGTGCTCTCCAAGCTCACCTGTCAAGGTTTGGAGCTGGTAACCTGGGTCATGGCCACAGTCCAACCCACTGGCATGGTGTGTCCTCTGTTTCTGCCCATGCCAGGCTGCAGCCCAGAGAACGCTGGCTGCTAGAAGCTTGCTGAGAAAGATGCAGGCCAGGAGGAAAAGGATAGAAATGGGTGGGAAGGGGCTCTCCTCTTCAGAAAGGTTCcttggagaaaaaaagaggacatgTGGGAGGCCATGAGGGGACCCACAGACTGGAATCTGCCCTCATAGAAGGAATGGAGAgacaccaggagctccgggggcTGAGGATATCTCCCCATCCAGCACCATCTCTGGATGAGGCTTTGCGGGGCTTGGGGCAGCCTGTAGTCAGGAGACCTGAGTTCCAGGCAGGGATCTGCCTGCTGACTGCTTTTAAACAATTACCTCCCTTGCTGAGCAGTTTTCTGCATGTGCACTTCATGGTTATACTCACAGTGTTTAAACACCAATCAAGAAGCAGTCGGAACTGATTCTGGTCCCATCAGGGAAGCAGGGGTTTGAGGGTACCAGTTTTGTACTAAAATACTAAAACTTTCATTGTTGCTGAATTGTGGAGATGTCTGAGGGCtgtcaggggagggggtgggaggccgACCATTCAGGAGTCTTGGAGCAGCAGCTACTTACAAACTCTTAGGGAAGTTTTGCAATATTTTAACAACTGGCACAGTCATACCAATACACACTGGCTGGTTGGAGGGGTGTTTAGACGAGATCATATGCAGACACTTTAGTGTTCTAATTGCCTTGGAATTTGTACTGCTggcacatgccaccccccagctgcCACCCCATGCCTTGGCTCTGCAGGGTGAAGGTCTGCCCAGGGATTTTAGGAAAGACTTGTCACTATACCTGGAGATGCTGTGCTCCACCTGGGCACCCTCAAAGCTCTCGGCCTCCTCAGGGATCCAGAGATCTCTAGGGTCCTGGTAATTAAGGGGGTCTGTGGGAGACAGAGCCTGTGAGCTTCTAGCCCCCCTCCTGATGCCACAGTGAGGAGAACCTCTCTGGGTGGACTGAGGCTCTCTGGGACATGGCCCTGGGTGGATCAAGttgttaacctctctgagcctcagttttctcacctgtaaagtggggcaATTAGGAACACCTTCTTAATAATAGTGTTGCAGGATACAGTGAGAGCATCCTGTGTAGTGCCCATCCCCTCACAGGAGCTCAGCAACTGCAACTCCCACCCTCCCATCACTCAGGGTCTTTAGGAAGATCAAACGAAATAATGGGTGTTTTTGAAAGTCCTGTGTAAACAGTCAAGCTGCCTACACCagctattgttattgttattgttgctgttattctTTTCCTGTTATCCTCTTGGCAGTCAGCTGAGCCTTAGACCCTGATAGGGCTGAAAATTTGTGTGTCCTCACCCCCTACTCTCATGGAGGTAGGGTTTGGGGTCTAAGACAGGCAGTGTCCCCTACCCTCCCCACCTTAGACAAATGTTACTTTCAACCTTCATTTCCATGATAAGGGGCCATGTTGGGGAGAGGAGTTGGACAAGGGGAGAGTCAAAAGGGATACGTAACCTCAGATTTGTTCTCCTTTGGGACACAATCACGTTCTGGAGACACAGACAGAAATCTTTCCTGAAGGGCATCCCCTGTGCAAGCTCAGGGATGAAAAGGACCCCACCACTGCCCATCTCACCTAGTCAAGCCTGAAATAAGGATCCCAAGCAGTTAGCAGCAGGAGGCTGGGGCAACAACTGTCACTCACCCCAAGCACTTTTAACTCTGTCATTTGTGTCTCATGGGAGCCCTGTGGGGTCAGCAGCACAGGCACCACCACCTCCATTTaaagatggggaaatggaggcccaAAGAGGAGAAGCACGTTGCCCATGGTCACAGCAGTGTTCCTTTCTAGGGTTGTTTCTCTGTACCAGGTTGGTGCTTAATCTATGTTGGTAGGTCCATTGGGTGGTTGGGTGAAGGAATAGATGAATATCCTCCTAATCCTTAAGGACCACCTCAGTGCTCACATCCTAACCAGATGCCAGATGGATAAAGCTGTTTGGGGGAAGCAGGAACATAGCTAGCTCATAAGGTGCCTTGTGCAAATTAGAAAACTATACCCCTCCTGCAAGTGATGCagtcctccaccaggaagcacaACCTGGAGAGAGACAGCATGGCTGGATTGTGACCCCCTTGTGCAGTTAACAACCTGCACAACCATCCACAGTGGCCCTGAGTTGACCCTGagttgtggggtggggagggacaagATCCACACTGTGGGATTTCCCAGGGTCCCCGAAAGCCCTGAGGGTGGTCCTGTGCTCAGACACTAAAGACGACCCCAGGCCCAAGGGCAGGCCAGGGTGCAGTCAGCTGCCCACTCACCAGCCAGCACCTCCACCAGGACCTTCCTGAGGGTATCGGCCTCGCTACCATGGAGACTCTGGCACTGATAGAGGCCAGCGTCGTGGGCTTGAAGATTCCGCAGCGTAATGGTGAGTGTGCCACCCAGGGCATCGTCCATGATGGCCGTGCTCCCATTGTGCCTCTTCAGGAAGGACAGCAGCCACGAGGGGTGAGTGCTGACCACCTGCTGGCACAGGCCCTCTTCACCCAGCTGGCGGCACCAGGCTTTGCGTCTCCCCCAGTGCTTCAAGGAGTTGTAGGGGCAGGAGACCCTCAGGGACTGGCCTGCCATGCCCTGGAACACCGTGGTGTTGTGGGCTCGGGATAGCTCTGGGGAGGAGACATTCATTCACTTACCAAgcgtttattgaacacctactatgttcaATGAACAGAAGAGACAGAAATCCCACGTTTAAGGAACTCGGGTCTTTACACGGGTTGGGAGAAGGTGGCATAACCCAGGTATGTGTTTATAGGAAGCTGGAAACCAGGAAACCCGGGTTCTTGATCTGGCTTTATCACCATTGGACTTGCTGGACATCTTTAGAGAAATAACTGACCCTCTCTGGGCCTATTTCCAGAGACATTTGGTCTTGAAGTTCCCTCCAGTCCTAGTCCACTCATGTTCTTCCTGTCACATGAAATCaagccctcccctctcccactccATCTCAAGAGAGCAGGGCCAGTGGCCCTCTCAGGCCTGGGGCTGGTCCCACATGGGGCTGGGCACCCCCTCCCCAACGCCCACCATCCTTGCTTACTTTGCAGCTGCCCACGCTCATACCAGCACTGCATCCTCCTCTTTCTGACCTTTAGCTTCCAGCTTCCCTATTTCTGTGCCTTTGTTCCCCTTTCAGGAGGGATGCATCTCAGAACTATTTTGGGAGAGACATGAGGCTGCTATTTTAGGGACCCTCCTTGGGGTGGGCTGAGAGTGCCAGTCTATTGCCAGGGCAGGGGCTATAAAAGACTCACCCAGCACCCTCTGCTTCAGCCTCCCCTCTCTTCAACCACATCGTCAACCACATGGTGACAGAAACTTGTAAAAAGGATTGGGGAACTGGTGGCCTGTCTTTTGGAACCAGAGAGACCTGGTGAGCAGTCCCCCCTCCATACtacccagtccatccctctctgcCTTTGGGCAGGACAACGCATCCCCCTTCCCCTACTCCACCTCCAGCCAAGAAGCTCCAGCTCCATTGGAACAGTCTCTCCTCTCACCCAGGTATGCCTGTTGCTCTGGGGGAGCAAGAGGCACCCTTCCCCAATGAGAAAAGGCCGTCATGTGTGAGAAACTGTGGTGCCAATCCCCCCAGCTCAAACACACAATCTTCAGCCCCTTCACCTCCCATCCAGGGCTGAGGACAAGAGGACCTTCAGAACACGGGAGGGGCACCCCAAATATGCAGATTGCCAGTACCAGGTCCTTTTCTCCCACGCTGCTACTCTTCTGGGGCTAGTTAAGTGGTTCATAATTTTAGGGGCTCTTACCAGTGCCCCCCAAAACTTCCCCCAACTACTAGCTAGTGCCTGAGATGCCACCATCAGAACTCCTTCCCTTTCTAGGTGTCCGAATCCACCAGCCTCTGACACTTCCACGTACATGAAAAATCTGATGCTGGGGAGAGAGGGACATGATGAAGAATatgggacacagtgagaagagggGGGTGCAGGACATGCCAAGAATTTCAGCCATCTTCACACTTTGGCTCAGGGCtccctacccacccacccacttgCCTAATACtcaaggaaggagagggaaagaaggcAGCGGAGGGAGGGTATCCTACCTGTGACAAAGAGCACGATGAGCAGCCCAAGAGGCTCCATGTCACCCTTCCCTTGTGGAGGACAGACGCAGGGTGCCTTGTGCAAGATCTCTTCTTTCCCTTGAACTGCAGAAAGGAGAGGGTCAGGCTCGTCAGGCGCTGCCCACAGGAACTGGCTCCTGGAGGTTGAGCAAGCATCAGGACTGGGATCTGCATTTATGATTCAAGGAGGgggagtggggtgagggaggagaggagaggaggagccaCCACTGCAGCCCAGCAGCGGGGTGCTGAGGATCCCAGACCTCCAAGAGGACAGCCCACTGTCCTGCCTGTACCAGCCTTCTCAGTTGTTTAGAAGACTACCCTTTCTCCATTCAATTGCCTTAGTATCTTTATTGAAAATCACTTGACGTGTAGGTCTACTTTTGACtgtctactctgttccattgatctatgtgtctatcctttTACCAATATCACCCCATCTTGACTACTCTCTGTAGCTTTATAacaagtcttgaaatcaggtggtGTGAGTAATCCAactactttgttccttttcaaatggttttagctattctagtaaCTTTGCTATGTAAATTTTAGACACTGTAAGTCAATTTCTCCCCCCTACACTCTCCCCAAAGGCTGCTAGGCTTTTGatgggattacactgaatctatagCTCGATTTCGAGGGAACTAGACATCTTAACactattgagtcttccaatccgtGGACATATTTCTTCTATGGTTTCTCTcaccaatgttttatagttttcagcatacaaatcttgcacatattttgttaaatttctatCTAAGCATTTCATGATTTTGGTGCTATTTTAAATGCTCCTAGCTTTTTGTATCTTAGGCAGAAGCAGAACTGAGAAATCCCATGAATCTTTATCTTACTTTCTGTCCCACTTATGGTCCATTCTGACCTCTTCTTCTCACATCCTTCCTACCTGAGAAAAGGgtattttttattcttctaagCCTCATAGCAAAGGGCAGGCACCAAGAAATCTTTGCCAGTTCATACATATGAATTCACAGCATGTGCACATCAAACTCTCTCTTCTCTTAGCTTGTGCTAATTTGTAGTTCAATCCCCTAATTCTCATGTCTGAGCATAGGAACGTTTCTGCACCACCCCACGCCCAAGTGCAGGGTCCTTCCTTTCATTTTGCTAAATCTGAGTTCAAAGATAGCTGCCACTTCACACTTGGGCACAGAGATCTTTTCCCTTCTATTACATCATTCCAGCTGAATGCCGTCATTCAGTGATGCATGCATTTATTCAGCTACCGTGTATGTGCTGGAGAACTCAGGTCTCTTGGAGCCTCAGTGTTCCTGGATACAGTGGTGACCGTTGCTGAGGGAAGCCCTAGAACCAGAGGCATGACTGGACACGTGACACACTCCTAATGTCTAACTTTGGCTAAGACTTCACAGCTGCTGGGTAATCCTTTTCAGAATGTCTGGAAGTTTCCTAGTAAACTGCCTATAGCAACTCTTCCAAATCGTCACTATCCTCAAATACACAGCTCtactccccctccttccctagAAATAAATCAAGATCAACATATGTGAACATCCTCACCCTCTTTCAAATTCTCTGTTATCCTCCCATCCCCACTCTCGCCAACCTGGGCGGCCAGAGAAGTACAAGAGTCCATTCAGGACCACGGCCAGCACCCAgacaggccctgggctggggaagGGTGTGGCTGTCAACAACTGGCAGGGTAATAAGCCTCTCAAAACTGGAACAACTCAAACTCTATCCAGACACACCATCAGCCCAACCTGGGAAATCCCCCGCCCAGCCCTGCCTGAGAAGTGGGCTTGAGAGAGTGACTTGTGGTACCCACTCCACCCTTAGCTGGGACCACCAACCACAAACATTAGAGCCTACGAGCATCATCTGCTGCTAAGCAGCCACTTAAGATTTCCTTTTCCCACTTCCCTCTCTGGTCCTGTCCTGCTTTTCCTTGACCTCATCTTCCTGGATCCAAACCCCTGCCTTCCAGCCCCAAACTCTCTCTCACTTCTGATCCCTCAGACTTGACGTGCTCCCACCTCTCTCTTTGTATTTGCATTGTCACTCTCTGCCACTTCCAGCTGAGCCCATTCTCCCATTATTAAGATCTCATATTTTCTAAGCTAAAGATCTCAACCCCTGTTCAGGGGCCACAGTGAGGCGGGATGTCCAGCCAAAGGGAAGATCTGGTTGAGAACACCGGAGCTTCGAAGAAGGGACCCAGGCACTGAACCTGGTGAAAGGCGTCATAGGTGTAGCGAATCTCACCTGCCACTTGATTGGATCCGGAGTGATCCAGATCTGGCAGGGGCAGGGGAAGATGTCTAGCCTGAGCATGGGGCAGAGGGTAGGATTGGTAGGCTGAATGGGACAGAAATTGAAACTACAGAATAAGGGTTAAGCACCCAGGCTCTGCGTCTTACGGTGAGTAAGCCCAGCTCTGTTATTTACTAGCTATTGGGCAGGTTTCCTAACTCTCCGGGTGGCTTCACTATCTGGGTATGTAAATGTGAATGGCACATTGTCAAGTGCTCAAAAAAAGGAGCTGGCATTATTTTCCTCCctcttcaatatattttttctctaaattctttctttcttcctcctgtctATGTCCATCCCagatttccattttccttttcaaagatgactgctctctctctcactctctctctctctctctctttctgtctctctctccccccgtCCCTGCCTTTGACAATCCCCAAGAACTTGCTTTCTCACCTATGTCCTCTCTCTTCCAGTATCTTTAAGTTCTaccgccctcccacccccagagccATTTTTCCTCCATGTTCACATGGGCACAGTCTCACCTGTCCTGAAAACCCCTCGTTTGTCTCTTCTTCCCCTTCAATTGGTGTTCTTTTAttatcttgtatttcttttttttttttgaaattttgaattttattttatttatttatttatttatttatttattttattttattttttctgcggtatgcgggcctctcactgttgtgtcctctcctgttgcggagcgcaggctcagttgccatggctcacgggcccagccgctgcacggcacgtgggatcctcccggaccggggcatgaacccgtgtcccctgcattggcaggcggattctcaaccactgcgccaccagggaagccctattttatttatttttatacagcaggttcttattagtcatccattttatacacatcagtgtatacatgtcaatctcccagttcatcccaccacaacCCACCGccgcttcccccccttggtgtccatacgtttgttctctacatccatgtctctatttctgccctgcaaaccagttcatctgtaccatttttctagtttccacatagagggaatttgtttttctctttctgacttacttcactctgtatgacagtctctggatccatccatgtctccacaaatgacccaatttcgttccttcttatggctgagtaatattccatcatatatatgtaccacatcttctttatccattcatctgtcaatgggcatttaggtggcttccatgacctggctattgtaaatagtgctgcaatgaacactgaggtgcatgtgtctttttgaattatggtgttctctgggtatatgcccagtagtgggattgctgggtcatgtggtaattctatttttagttttttaaggaacctccatactgttctccatagtggctgtatcaattcacattctcaccagcagtgcaagagggttcccttttctccacaccctctccagcatttcttgtttgtagattttctgatgatgcccattctaacttgtgtgagatgatacctcattgtagttttgatttgcatttctctaataattagtgacgttgagcagctcttcatgtgcttcttgtccatctgtatgtcttctttggagaaatgtctgtttaggtcttccacccattttttgattggattgtttgttctttgatattgagctgcatgagctgcttgtatattttggagattaatcctttgtccgttgcttcatttgcaaatattttctcccactctgagggttgtctttttgtcttgtttatggtttcctttgctgtgcaaaagctttttttttttttttttcctgcggtacgcgggcctctcactgttgtggcctctcccgttgtggagcacaggctccggacgcacaggctcagcggccatggctcacgggcctaccctctccaaggcatgtgggatcttcccggaccggggcacgaacccgtgtcccctgcatcggcaggcggactctcaaacattgagccaccagggaagtccctgtgcaaaagcttttaagttttattaggttctattcatttgtttttgtttttatttccattactctaggaagtggatcaaaaaaggtcttgctgtgatttatgtcaaagagtgttcttcctatgttttcctctaagagttttatagtgtccattcttacatttaggtctctaatccattttgagtttatttttgtgtatggtgttaaggagtgttctgatttcattcttttacatgtagctgtccagttttcccagcaccacttactgaagagactgtcttttctccattgtatatccttgcctcttttgtcatagattagttgaccataggtggatgggtttatctctgggctttctgtcctgttccattgatctatgtttctgtttttgtgccagtaccatattgtcttattACTATAGTTCTGTAGTATagtgtatagtctgaagtcagggagtctgattcctccagctccgttcttttccctcaagactgctttggctatttgggatcttttgtgtctccatacaaattttaagactttttgttctagttctgtaaaaaatgccattggtaatttgataaggattgcactgaatctatagattgctttgggtagtagattcattttcacaatatttattcttccaatccaagaacatggtatatctctccatctgttgctctcatctttaatttctttcatcagtgtcttatagttttctgcatacaggtcttttgtctccctaggtaggtttattcctaggtattttattctttttgttgccatggtaaatgggagtgtttccttaatttctctttcagatttttcatcattagtgtataggaatgcaagagatttctgtgcattaattttgtatcctgcaactttaccagattcattgattagctttagtagttttctggtggcatctttaggtttctctatgtataggatcatgtcatctgcaaacagtgacagttttatttcttcttttccaatttgtattccttttatttctttttcttctctgattgccgtggctaaaacttccaaaacgatgttgaataatagtggcaagagtggacatcctcgtcttgttcctgatcctagaggaaatgctttcagtttttcaccattgagaatgttgtttgctgtgggtttgtcatatatggcctttattatgttgagataggttccctctatgtccactttctggagagtttttcatcataaatgggtgttgaattttgtcaaaagctttttctgtatctattgagataatcatatggtttttcttcttcaatttgttaatatggtgtatcacattgattgatttgcgtatattgaagaatccttgcatctctgggataaatcccacttgatcatggtgtgtgatccttttaatgtgttgttggattctgtttgctagtattttgttgaggatttttgcatctatattcatcagtgatattggtctgtaattttctttttttgtagtatctttgtctggttttgagatcagggtgatggtagcctcttagaatgagtttgggagtgtcccttcctctgcaattttttggaagagtttgagaagtatcggtgttagctcttctctaaatgtttgatagaattaacctgtgaagccatctggttctggacttttgtttgttggaagatttttaatcacagtttcaatttcattatttgtgattggtctgttcatattttctatttcttccttgttcagtcttggagggtgagggttatacctttctaagaatttatccatttctttggaCAAAttcgttgtccattttattggcatagaattccttgtagtagtctcttaggatgctttgtatttctgtggtgtctgt encodes:
- the LOC131763220 gene encoding triggering receptor expressed on myeloid cells 2-like gives rise to the protein MEPLGLLIVLFVTELSRAHNTTVFQGMAGQSLRVSCPYNSLKHWGRRKAWCRQLGEEGLCQQVVSTHPSWLLSFLKRHNGSTAIMDDALGGTLTITLRNLQAHDAGLYQCQSLHGSEADTLRKVLVEVLADPLNYQDPRDLWIPEEAESFEGAQVEHSISRNLSEEESPFPPISILFLLACIFLSKLLAASVLWAAAWHGQKQRTHHASGLDCGHDPGYQLQTLTELRDT